A portion of the Pithys albifrons albifrons isolate INPA30051 chromosome 1, PitAlb_v1, whole genome shotgun sequence genome contains these proteins:
- the AKAP11 gene encoding A-kinase anchor protein 11 isoform X3, whose protein sequence is MDMYARAQGNQRKPRISVKKSFGEGVLHSMKSLLQSRKELCNISAEECLNREEDDNFIEISFIGFAEEMGTARLQDLSAVSVELPDVLKSLQLHKLKENEAIFLKDVKKTLAKPYVMKHQNQLPEVFCVMRLSPSFPRIKVDYIFTLLSKYTTGIRYAVETNSLQKHQTETSHGEDDDTNQSVSSIEDDFVTAFEHLDEDEPSKMQSAGAHSFTSQNHRDAASQTIPAQCLEAVDSKIPVDSAHRKSSARSSTLIDILGLKELSSVKNSVTTSISDPWIQRSFYKPYNPSDQGVNFLRKTFFSSSPAESSESDCSSPSPIIFLDEEGYQKSLKAKLQLPKIPVVKDGIEDSDSEVSEFFDSFDQFDELEQALENSCKIIRGPILGNPSQKRRTAHEKLSSASITMNPQKFKFDRPTLPANVMKPTPRKPESPYSSIFEVPDSPRPVKTSGEESGDFFSPIRTSAFSPLGSCGSSECLCRSNLGGDGTGHSHFDAPYNSYSAYADSVSFEILGSVFSSESSSEHVCAGDESKHKRSALKEKKRQATDLKVKTGKEPDKQAKSKQKSLMIRDSIQKFAAELVEKSFGSAFKDLQKGVSSCTNALCHLAARLTSSVFQMAFYEIGRRRAISLKERAINGIANFLVSEAITGALKELRQVKKQIFTNTVARFAADLAEELVFEGIMEVCQFSYPSTPTAAPPSSFDYENKVVKSYARDLSESVIQEAFIELSQVDVTFTTQAAISVSMDNIKYVSAESMLESTQTSTVFPSLNDRVALKPIPDTKKEYTVQQALFCTSGVISSIPVPLAGRVLCQQQVSSDAYRAKVSAAPNADDNMKVFKDSTHPFFTSKKREQEVSSFRNIYLTSDHNQSTEGTSSLFCNQNDTKLTNNRPGMTSGSELTSGSKGINTFSGTMVDMIVNEAYEAITSSRVTKAAEEYTDYLTRKIVDKNPYVQGIGEDFPKNIFADHLAKYVIKHSVDESKTVLRNTSDNLTCNVSSPACGDTKQKEQCEIKKQESEKQSNVSIIVEQQQLPLNNPCKFLTPTHSVQCFSESKDCWQEQKGHRFSAKSPPPCSTVTFAKHILEDCTDTGSCSISCLNKPSKKNDAPKLSAGALNYRQADCFLHANSFSSAMLGSESALQMEEKSSLKHGNTCLMPDTPPPTPLVPCQGTSERNLRKLSKKLKGELAKEFSPATPPSTPYNPSITGLSESEPDSLENEEFMLKLMRSLSEEVESSEDEDHSQIPVEKGEHLEKTIQYADCLANHIVSIATEVAASHLDGKTNERDAGRRVQLGVQKKLCGYTAFKNIPEETRNSLWNYAGDVAGEVINEAKKVVKSRHCKLLRLKRVNCQVDCLYLRKGDKDGSSKEWCGSVQDQWLRVGDSSVLPLPQGSGLTSKYPSCESVTDEYADHVIRVLKREGGSAELLMEQYASRLAYRSIKSGLQQAARKTKLRYNRKVFAGQNAQVTGKLELIKVVNKDAMQQVKSSIHCCEGQTYERSVDTQRTECTELLHFSESLAHSITCDVRKKLKMSGACLPKSLTDSCLYQKTEFDEVTGDLIKRRLSRTFLPFSPDHKLYHSTGSVNENGYTEGIIQAIEQYARKVADDTLEMSLESALLHVAENNKNGDKLLYTEKLSPFSGTVCRCCSMKEHRYCTESMSHHLPAQESCVPGRHLLYSGLSGACQNARVFQLDIPKIHVDVEQRTVFSDKGATASVEKGERELSYTSLTADSGIGQDGVSFAESLTTEIMTSAMTNIGQAVTISSVGREGFHSVESVVSQQMSLSIGDDSTGSWSNLSFEDEHPDESSSFLHLSDSDGTEDKDDDSKDAVEGLEQIRKTLSIANIDLERTLVDPQLRAALQWLAASETEVSDLHLRDTASREFVFLSRRLRERDWKVGDLLQAVLKYCEMIEKASDGEQALTKSFVSWLMESA, encoded by the exons ATGGACATGTACGCCAGGGCTCAGGGCAATCAAAGGAAACCAAGGATATCTGTGAAAAAG aGTTTTGGTGAGGGTGTACTGCATTCCATGAAGTCACTGCTACAGAGCAGGAAAGAGTTATGCAACATATCAGCAGAGGAATGCCTAAATCGGGAAGAAGATGATAATTTTATTGAG ATTTCATTTATAGGTTTTGCTGAAGAGATGGGTACTGCTCGCTTGCAG GATCTGTCAGCTGTTTCTGTAGAGCTTCCAGATGTTCTGAAATCACTCCAGTTGCACAAACTAAAAGAAAACGAGGCTATATTTCTAAAAGATGTGAAGAAAACCTTGGCAAAACCTTATGTCATGAAACATCAG AATCAGCTTCCTGAAGTGTTTTGTGTGATGAGATTGTCTCCTTCATTCCCAAGGATAAAAGTTGATTATATATTTACCTTGCTGAGCAAGTATACCACAGGCATAAGGTATGCAGTGGAAACAAACTCTCTGCAAAAACATCAAACAGAGACATCCCATGGAGAGGATGATGACACTAATCAGTCGGTTTCTTCAATTGAGGATGATTTTGTCACTGCTTTTGAACACTTAGATGAAGATGAACCTTCAAAGATGCAAAGTGCTG gTGCACACAGCTTTACTTCTCAAAACCATCGAGATGCTGCTTCACAGACCATCCCTGCTCAATGTTTAGAAGCTGTTGACTCAAAGATCCCTGTGGATTCTGCACATCGAAAATCATCTGCCAGATCTTCTACCTTGATTGATATTTTGGGACTTAAGGAACTGTCGTCAGTAAAGAATTCAGTAACAACCTCAATTTCTGATCCTTGGATACAAAGGAGTTTCTATAAGCCATATAATCCTTCTGATCAAGGAGTTAACTTTTTAcgtaaaacatttttctcttcctctccagcTGAATCCTCTGAATCAGATTGCTCCAGCCCAAGCCCCATCATCTTCTTAGATGAAGAAGGGTATCAAAAAAGCTTGAAGGCAAAACTTCAGCTGCCAAAAATTCCAGTAGTGAAAGATGGTATAGAGGATTCAGATTCAGAAGTAAGTGAATTTTTTGATAGTTTTGATCAGTTTGATGAGCTGGAACAAGCCTTGGAAAACTCTTGTAAAATTATTAGGGGTCCCATCCTAGGGAATCCCTCTCAGAAAAGAAGGACTGCACATGAAAAATTGTCTTCTGCAAGCATTACAATGAATCCTCAGAAATTCAAGTTTGATCGTCCCACTCTCCCAGCCAATGTAATGAAACCAACTCCTCGTAAGCCAGAGTCACCGTACAGCAGCATCTTTGAGGTCCCGGATTCCCCTCGCCCAGTTAAAACATCAGGGGAAGAGAGTGGAGACTTCTTCAGCCCTATTAGAACATCGGCTTTCAGCCCACTAGGGAGCTGTGGTTCCTCCGAATGTTTGTGTCGAAGTAATCTTGGTGGAGATGGGACAGGTCACAGTCACTTTGATGCACCTTATAATAGTTACTCAGCATATGCTGATAGTGTTTCATTTGAAATATTGGgctctgttttttcttctgagtCCTCATCAGAACATGTATGTGCAGGAGATGAGTCGAAGCACAAAAGGAGtgctttgaaagagaaaaaaaggcaagctaCAGATCTCAAAGTGAAAACTGGTAAGGAACCAGATAAACAGGCAAAATCTAAACAGAAGTCACTAATGATTAGAGATAGCATTCAAAAATTTGCAGCTGAATTGGTTGAAAAAAGTTTTGGCAGTGCATTTAAAGACCTGCAAAAAGGTGTTTCTTCATGTACCAATGCACTTTGTCATTTGGCTGCTAGGTTGACTTCTTCAGTCTTTCAGATGGCTTTTTATGAGATTGGGAGACGCAGAGCAATCTCCCTGAAGGAGCGTGCCATTAATGGGATAGCAAACTTTTTAGTGAGCGAAGCTATAACTGGTGCTTTGAAAGAACTGCGTCAggtaaagaaacaaatatttaccAACACTGTTGCCCGGTTTGCAGCAGACCTTGCTGAAGAACTTGTGTTTGAAGGAATCATGGAAGTATGCCAGTTTTCATATCCATCAACACCTACAGCTGCACCGCCTTCATCATTTGATTATGAAAACAAAGTGGTAAAATCCTATGCCCGAGATTTGTCTGAATCTGTCATTCAGGAGGCATTTATTGAACTATCTCAGGTTGATGTGACCTTCACAACACAAGCAGCCATTAGTGTTTCCATGGACAATATTAAATATGTAAGTGCAGAAAGTATGTTAGAGTCAACACAGACTTCCACAGTTTTTCCTAGTTTAAATGATAGGGTAGCACTAAAGCCAATCCCAGATACCAAGAAGGAATATACAGTACAACAAGCTCTATTTTGCACCTCTGGTGTTATAAGTTCAATACCTGTGCCTTTAGCTGGAAGAGTTCTCTGTCAACAACAGGTTTCCTCTGATGCTTACAGAGCAAAAGTATCCGCTGCTCCAAATGCTGATGACAATATGAAAGTATTCAAAGATTCCACTCATCCATTTTTCACAAGCAAAAAGAGAGAGCAGGAAGTatcttctttcagaaatatatatCTAACCTCAGATCACAACCAAAGTACTGAAGGTACTTCATCACTCTTTTGTAACCAAAATGATACTAAACTAACAAATAACAGACCTGGAATGACCAGTGGTTCAGAATTAACAAGTGGGTCGAAAGGCATTAATACTTTCTCTGGAACTATGGTGGATATGATAGTAAATGAAGCTTATGAAGCCATTACCTCATCTAGAGtaacaaaagcagcagaagagtATACAGATtatttaacaagaaaaatagTAGATAAAAACCCTTATGTTCAAGGTATTGGTGAAGACTTCCCCAAGAATATATTTGCAGATCATTTGGCTAAGTATGTCATAAAACATTCTGTGGATGAAAGTAAAACTGTGTTACGCAACACTAGTGATAATTTGACATGTAATGTGAGCTCACCGGCTTGTGGAGATACCAAGCAAAAAGAACAGTGTGAGATAAAGAAGCAAGAGTCTGAGAAACAAAGTAATGTTTCTATAATTGTGGAACAACAACAGTTGCCTTTGAATAATCCATGTAAATTTCTTACTCCAACTCATTCTGTTCAGTGTTTTTCAGAATCTAAAGACTGTTGGCAGGAGCAAAAAGGACATAGGTTTTCTGCAAAATCACCACCACCTTGTTCCACTGTGACTTTTGCTAAACACATTCTAGAGGACTGTACGGACACGGGAAGCTGTTCAATATCATGCTTAAATAAGCCTTCAAAAAAAAATGATGCCCCAAAACTATCAGCAGGAGCTTTGAATTACAGGCAGGCTGATTGTTTTCTGCATGCAAATAGCTTTTCTTCAGCAATGCTTGGCAGTGAAAGTGCTTTGCAGATGGAAGAAAAATCAAGTCTCAAACACGGAAATACCTGTTTAATGCCTGATACGCCTCCACCGACTCCTTTAGTGCCGTGTCAAGGCACTTCTGAAAGGAACCTGAGAAAGCTATCCAAGAAACTCAAGGGAGAATTAGCAAAAGAATTTTCACCTGCAACACCACCTTCTACACCCTACAATCCATCCATTACTGGTTTGTCTGAATCTGAACCTGACTCTTTGGAAAATGAGGAATTTATGCTGAAACTCATGCGGTCACTTTCTGAAGAAGTGGAAAGCAGTGAAGATGAAGATCATTCTCAAATACCTGTTGAGAAAGGGGAGCATTTGGAAAAAACAATTCAGTATGCAGATTGTTTAGCTAACCATATAGTTTCAATAGCAACTGAAGTGGCTGCTTCCCATTTAGATggtaaaacaaatgaaagagaTGCTGGTAGAAGGGTTCAGTTAGGTGTGCAAAAGAAACTGTGTGGGtatactgcatttaaaaatatcccAGAAGAGACACGCAATTCTTTATGGAATTATGCAGGTGATGTGGCAGGAGAAGTCATCAATGAGGCCAAGAAAGTAGTGAAATCAAGGCATTGTAAGTTGCTGAGGTTGAAGCGGGTTAACTGTCAGGTAGATTGCCTTTATCTGAGAAAAGGTGATAAAGATGGTAGTTCAAAAGAATGGTGTGGTTCAGTGCAGGACCAGTGGCTGAGGGTGGGAGATTCATCTGTTCTTCCTTTACCACAGGGTTCAGGTTTGACATCCAAGTACCCGAGCTGTGAAAGTGTGACTGATGAATACGCAGATCATGTCATTCGAGTTCTGAAGAGAGAAGGTGGTAGTGCTGAGCTGTTGATGGAGCAGTATGCTAGCAGACTTGCTTACAGGTCTATCAAATCGGGCTTGCAGCAAGCTGCTAGGAAAACCAAATTGCGATACAACAGAAAGGTGTTTGCTGGGCAAAACGCACAGGTAACTGGTAAGCTGGAGCTCATCAAAGTAGTGAATAAAGATGCAATGCAGCAAGTTAAAAGCAGCATTCATTGCTGTGAAGGCCAAACATACGAAAGGAGTGTGGACACACAGAGAACAGAGTGTACAGAGTTGTTACATTTTTCAGAATCCCTTGCTCACAGTATCACTTGTGATGTcaggaagaaactgaaaatgtcAGGAGCATGTTTGCCGAAGTCTCTAACAGATTCCTGTCTATATCAAAAGACTGAGTTTGATGAAGTCACAGGGGATCTCATTAAAAGAAGACTTTCTAGgacatttcttcctttctccccagATCATAAGCTGTATCATAGTACAGGTAGTGTAAATGAAAATGGCTACACTGAGGGCATAATTCAAGCTATAGAACAATATGCTAGGAAAGTAGCAGATGATACCCTAGAAATGAGTTTAGAATCGGCTCTTCTCCATGTGgctgaaaacaataaaaatgggGATAAGCTCTTGTATACTGAGAAACTGTCTCCTTTTTCTGGAACTGTCTGCAGATGCTGCAGTATGAAGGAACATCGGTACTGTACAGAAAGTATGTCTCATCATCTACCTGCACAAGAATCCTGCGTTCCGGGAAGGCATTTACTTTATTCCGGGTTGAGTGGTGCCTGTCAGAATGCAAGAGTGTTTCAGCTTGATATTCCCAAAATTCATGTTGATGTAGAACAGAGGACAGTGTTTTCTGACAAGGGGGCTACTGCCTCCgtagagaaaggagaaagagagcTGAGTTATACGAGTCTGACGGCTGACAGTGGTATTGGACAAGATGGAGTCAGTTTTGCTGAAAGCCTTACTACTGAAATAATGACATCAGCCATGACTAATATTGGTCAGGCAGTTACCATAAG CTCTGTTGGAAGAGAAGGATTTCACTCTGTTGAATCTGTTGTTAGCCAGCAGATGAGTCTTAGTATTGGTGATGATAGCACTGGGAGTTGGTCCAATCTAAGTTTTGAAGATGAACATCCTGATGAGAGCAGCAGTTTTCTTCACCTCAGTGACAG tgatGGAACAGAAGATAAAGATGATGATTCCAAGGATGCTGTAGAAG gTTTGGAGCAAATCCGAAAGACTTTATCAATAGCGAATATTGATCTGGAACGAACTCTAGTGGACCCCCAGCTGAGAGCAGCGCTCCAGTGGTTGGCAGCTTCTGAAACAGAGGTGTCTGATCTTCACCTCCGTGACACTGCCTCCAGGGAGTTTGTCTTT CTTTCCAGAAGATTGCGAGAAAGAGATTGGAAAGTTGGAGATCTCTTGCAAGCAGTGCTGAAATATTGTGAAATGATAGAGAAGGCATCTGATGGAGAGCAAGCTCTAACTAAGTCTTTTGTCAGTTGGCTTATGGAGAGCGCCTGA